Genomic DNA from Ctenopharyngodon idella isolate HZGC_01 chromosome 1, HZGC01, whole genome shotgun sequence:
CTCGGTGAAAGAGCTCCAAAGTTTATGACAGAAAAGTCACATACAGTGAGGTTTACGCATCTCCTACAACATAGTATGTTGCATTGAATTTTCAGAAGAGAGGCAGATCTTGTCTCTAAGTTTAGTATTGTAAGGAAAACATTTGTTCCCTGACCGGGAATCGAACCCGGGCCGCGGCGGTGAGAGCGCCGAATCCTAACCACTAGACCACCAGGGAGCGCTGGGCAACACTGCGCTCGTGCGTGCTTTGAGCTACTCAAACGGAATGATGTTTTTGAATGTTAGATATTTCTGACACATATCTTTATATAAAAATGCTCTCAAAGAATGAATACTTAAATACTTGCATAAAGTATGACAATCACCTCGACCAAAAAGTTTGAtcattgtccaaaatgtcatgtaagaccttcgttcatctttggaacacaaattaagatatttttgatgaaatccaattgctcagtgagacctgcaatcctctctcaagatccataaaggtactaaaaacatatttaaatcagttcatgtgtgtaCAGTGGTTCCACCTTAATATtctaaagcgacgagaatatttttgtgcaccaaaagttattttgtttttttgttgctatatagtattaaggtagaaccactgtactcacatgaactgatttaaatatgtttttagtccctttatggatcttgagagaggaagtaccattgctggcgatgtaggcctcactgagccatcagatttcatcaaaaatatcttaatttgtgttccgaagatgaatgaaggtcttaggggtgtagaacgacatgagggtgagtaattaatgacattattttcatttttgggtgaactaaccctttgtgttctaaagatgaatgaaggtcttacaggtgtggaacaacgtgagggtgagtaattaatgaaagaaatttcatttttgggtgaactaaccctttaactggaGCACTAGTACATTAGACTCTGGTCTTGTGAAACACTGTAAAGTAAGATTACAATGTCGGGTTATTTTTCCTCTTTACCATCCACATGAGTCTTGAAATATGGGCTAGAGATCTTTCCTTCTGAAAAGCTTGCTGGTCTTGGCTAGTTGTCTCCCAAGCTAGTGCCCAAATCCTCCTTTAACAGACCAGTTTGACCAATCCAGGGAACCAGAgaagcccttttttttttttttttttttttttttttttaacagcattATATACTTAATCCTTTTCTTGATTTAAATCTAAACCTGTTTATGTGCACTAAAATGTCCTGAGTCAGACCTGTGAAGTACTGCTGACTCATCCTACCTTTCAGATTCTTTTGTAAAACTGTCCTATTATTCCAGAGAGTTGTCGCAATCTGTGTCATGTCACTGTAAGATCGTAAACAGTGATAGAAGACTGATATTTGCAATAAGAGTTATAGCCGCATCTGGTGCTAGAAGAGTGCATTGAAATTGGCCATAAATGCAGCTGTCAGATATTGATGTGAACTCACTGACCCAAACCCTCAGACAAAGCCATCCACATTGTGcaatactgttaaaattatCATCACTGTATGATCTAATAAGTCGGACTGACTGAGAAAACTAGTGCTgatgagaaacacacacacagcagataAGTTATCATTAAGGTGTATAGTATctatgttttattgttattagtACCATTATGAGCTCTTTTAGAGACAGTAAACACTACTGCTTAATACTGATCTGAAACCTTGTCGCTATAGCCAAACTTCTGACAAtaagacaaaatacaaaaaaaaaaaaaaaaaagtgttctttAGCATGTAACTATTTTAAGGTTGTCATGGACGATAGCTTTACATACATTCTCGAACTGTGTGAAGTAGCCATCATAGTCCATAACCTGACCTTTGGACAGAAGAGTTAGGGAAGATTAACAGTCAATACAAAGAAAAGGTCAAAGAGTAACTGTTCACGTATTGATCACATTTTCCAGAAGTGCAAAGCAGTCCATTTGTTCTCTATTTAGCAGTAGGTTTTGTCTATGTCAAGCTGACCCACTTGAAATACTGTTTTAGGCAAGATGCAAACGTTTTCAGATGCATTATGAGCAATGTTCTAAGAAGGAACAGTTCACAATTTTCATTCCTTACCCTCATGTAAAGTTTTCTTTTGGTCTCCATGGAACATAAACAGTTAATTCTCCATAAAAACCATCATAAAAGAACTGTAAAAGTCATCCAtttgattatatacattatcaaaagtcttctgaagtcaacCAAATAATATGACAGAAACCTAATAACTTTGATTTACAGTTCAAACCTTCCTCTTTTAATCACTGTTTAACTACTAAATAGTGAGTGCTTTTTTGTTGAGTCACTAAACTGAGTGTTTTTGTATAGGtctacaaaacatgaaattaatcatttaatgtAAGTCCTGTGACAGGTATCTGTCCCTGTTGGAGGTTTGTCCTATCCCAGCAGTACCCTTTGGAGTCTGTCTGCGGGGACGCTGTTCTCCTCCTCTCCTGACTCTGCGTCGCTCTGTGGGTTTGAGCTGCAGGGAGAGGAACACTGCGGGGAACAGAGGTAATGCATGAGCGGCAGGCGGTACTTCCCACAGAAATCCACAAACTTGATGTGCCTCACACATGAGTCGAAGTAAACACCTGAAGGGCATGATGTGGAGAAGTGTCAAGAGGTGGACAAATATTCAAAATgtcaaagacaaagataaataTCTGCTTTTTGTCAACTTATAAAGTAATAATAGCATTATTATTTTGGCATAATACTGATTATCACAAAAAAGAATCTgtccttttctttaaaaaagcaaaaatttgTCAATGGGGCAaatctgtaaatgttaaaattctcAGTTTCAATCACAAATCAGTTTAGTCACAGTTTAGTCAACTCTTTTCCTGCCAGCACTCTTttaaaaaagttgccagccactACCAGCatttttggtaatttttttttttttatctgaacatgcaatttatcaaaagaaaacttttattctagcttcatgcattctttttttttttatcaacaattgaatgttaagtttcataaaaaagcaacatttcgaacaaaaagctgagaaaagcaatgcttttatcgaTTGTGCTTGCactttgatccggagattctcaGAAGACGCATAATAGCACCCCCttccgtataacagtgaaaacacagaaagccAGAAAGCCATATTCACatgcaaacaagaaaaaaaaaagtgcgtACGCAAAATGTCTGCGCATTTGTACGTATATGAGACATTTTCCATGCGAACACCAGAAAGTTGAGTCTGCACAAAAAAATTGTCATGTACACATGAAAGTTTCACGTAAAACACTGAAATGTTTCACGTGAGCATGCAGAGGTTTCTAACTTTGTCTCGTTCGCATGCAAAAGTCAGATTGTTATTTTTGCAAAGATCCCATTTGCAGTGTCATATAATCTTTTCTTTGTAAAGTTATATCAACTTTTACAATTTTGTCACCAGTGTTGGGctaaagttacttttaaaggtaatgcattacaatattccGTTACTCCCTAAAACAGTAACTGTGttacttactttttatggaaagtaatgcgttacattacttttctgttattttttctcatctgggctgggctgtttgtttgtttttggcaaatgtaatggctctttcacaccaaaaatgaaatgaataagcctcaggctgaagaaaatgcaaattcacacctgtacagtagggggcgcagctcaaacaaacaagcctttcagctgtgctgccattctggattgaagAAGAATAGGACGCAGGAGAAGTAAATAAGGCCCTGTctcaaatggcacacttctatgcacttttggtcttgtggacttacaatggctgccgcgtgcacGTGTCTGTCCACGAGACCagagggtgtcccatttgtcaattttaggcttcagaagggtgctcgcgagcgccccctttgcggccgatatgtgccctcgatgcgcacttttgctgagcccgcactggtgcttcttcccgacagtcaaagcgacgttacatcacgaaagtgtggactcgtaggaaggccgtgagtgtttagggtgccatttgggacagggcctaagtaaatgcctgctcacatttagtatagaactagtctagaataaccaatcatgttcacacagcgaacgcaacacctctgcacttactcacgATTTCTCACAACATGGgcaataaattagaaaacaaagtaacttgctttacttatttgaaaaagtaatttatgtattttgttgtaaatttaaaagaaatgcgTTACTTTAtaagttacttgaaaaaagtaattaactcgcattacttgtaatgtgttacccccaacactgtttgtCACCATGAAAACACAAAAGACAATACAAGTTAACACGacagtaaaaataattttaagttaaactgCCTGACAGCTCAAACACAAGTGTTAACAGAGCAATAGGTgtaagtgcatttttaaaattagcaCAATTGAGCACATTTTTTAGCTCAAAAATTgtcccattcacttccattgtaagtgcccCACTGTAATGttgatttttgcttttttttttttttttttaaagaaaataagggACAAGTTATGTTTAAtgttgaaataattaaataatgtttttgtactaatcaaaattctgtcaattgAGTTTAACAGGTactgaacccagaatattcctttaattaaTGCATCATATTGTTTAAAGCAGTGTTATCCTTGCAAGATTTAGATTCGATAAGACCGTTTTCCTAAATAAGTCACTTTTTCACTGATTATACAGTCTTATTGTGCTCCCCTACCTGCACACTTTGGATTTGGACATTCGCTAGCCAGGTTTAAATAATGGATCAGATTGGATGGTAGGTCACACGAGCGGAACGGAAGGTTCTGGGACTTGATCGTGCGCCCTGCTAGCTCCATCAGGGATGGAGGGTCGTAGGTCATGTCCTTGATGAAGCGCACAACAAGAGGATTTCCACGGAGACTGAGCTCCTGCAAATGGATGAGGCTGAGGATCTCACGAGGAAGGAAGGTCAGCAGGTTGTTGTGGAGACTGAGAGAGAGCAGGGAGTGTAGTCTGCAACGAGAGAAATCAgatgataacattaaaaaccaCCTCACTGCTTTGACTTTACAACATACAGTAAGAGTATAAGTAGCAAAAGATCTCACTTGTTGAGCTGGGGTGGTATGCTTTGGATGCGATTGTCACACAGAACCAGGTATCTCAGACTGGTGAGGTTAGCCAACTCAGGTGGGATGGAGGAGATGAGGTTCCCTCCCAAATACAGCATCTCTAGACTGTAGCAGAGGTCAAAAGTTAAAGAcccatgaaattaaaaaaaaagttttgtagcTTTTAGTTTGTGTTAGCTTTGAGTCTAGCTATATGCTAGCATTTACTcctgggtcattgacgaataatgttttgaagtttcattaagtgttaacaatgagattatgtggtttttataatcaattaacactgcttttgtcattttttttacaagatggacaaaatttgtcaccaaaaaagtaatttagtttaaccaaaattacgGTTCTACGTtattttcaaacagtgctaacaggctgatatctagctagctagcaaaaggacaatcaaacattttatatttagtacaagtttttaaaatattacaacatttttcatgttttatagcagttgtaccgaatgacctgatgtttcgggacatgcgtatgagcaagtgaaaaaattttcaaatagttaacaGAAAGTTAGTTaatttgcttcatgaccatgtggtcctttgcaggtgccTGAAttatgtcacatgatattgaccacatgacttgatccaaaatggtccctttatattactccaaatgacatcaatgaaattcatttttctggacattctttctcataacaaagcaatgacttctacacataattttaataacattttgcactatgttgatatatgatgttatagaatcatgccagaataaaaaatatatacattacattttaagatattttaatcacaaatgaaatggctgtattagcctttggacggttaaaccgaatgaccttttgccacttaaacatttttaaaatacctttatatgtagcaaaatataaataagaccttttggattcaataaaagagatctagttgtactgccttacatactttggatgtcatatctttgttttttaatattattatggcctttggacaaaaaaaatgacccgtcacttCATTGACCCTCTACAAGTTGACAAAACAGACTTTTATCAGATTTACAAACTTAAAATGCTCAGTCTTTCTCTTCTTGGAAAATTGCCCCAAAATCACTGTATTGTAGAGGTGATCACAATGAGGACAAAACCATTTACAAAGGAAAAACAGTGTCCCACCAATAGGAGGAAGATCAAAGTTCATCGAAATACAGAGAAGTAAAAAATTTAGCAATGTCATGATGAAACGGGAATCTAATTTTAGCTTTCTAGGTTTGAATGACAGGAGAGATCATTAACTTCAGAGTAAACAGTCTGTTATGTCATGTTTAATTATTTGTCTAAGAGTACTTAACTTAAGTTCTTTCATTCTATTGGTTAGTTTTTACCTGAAACCAGCAACAGTCCATGGTTTTGATCGGGTCAGACCTGAGTCTGTCTGCTCAACAGCCCtcaacagatagatagagtaTAAAGTttctcaatctctctctctctctctctctctcattattATCTCTTATTATTATAGGGTCGTCGTCTTAAAGGGCAGTTCCCAGGTCAGCTGTGGACTGAGAGCCATTTCCCACACAGAACACTGCTCTAATCAGCTGCTTAGTTTGCCCTTAAGCAGAAGAAACAAACTCATACCTGGTCAGGTTCTCTATTTCTGAAGGGATGTTCTTCAATCTGTTTCCTCCAAGTGACAGGGACTGTAGTGTGGTCATTTTTAGAAACTGCGTGGGAATATCCTCAAACCTGTTTCCACTCATATTCAGAGTTTCTACCTGCATGCTTCCAAACTCCTTAGGGAACGATGACTCATTCAGAAGATTGTTCTTTGCTACAAACGTCTTTAGTTTTGTTAGTCGCATAAAGTCATCTGGTATGACCGTGAGCGCATTATTGCTCATATCCAGATATTCCAGGTTGGATAGAAAACAAACGGAAGGTGGAAGAAGTAATAAACGATTGTAAGTGAGATGCAGCTGCTGGATTTGATTTCTTTTACTTTCCGTGAGATGATCCAAGTTCAAGTCTTCCAGATTCATACGTGATAATTGTAAAACAGCACACTTGTCGTCCATGCTTGGGAAacgagccatatggattatttaaTAAAGGAAAATAACAATATaggaataaaataaagtatcaCACTTTTAATGGTGgagaaatctaaaaaaaaaaatatatatatatatatatatatcgcttCGAGTTATAATCCATACACTTATTACACTTAAAGTGTCCGAGGTGCGCGCTCCTGTCCTAAGACTAGTGGTTTTATCTGTACTAGAATGCGCGTGTCACGCCTCCTGCAGTCAGTGGTTGGTCATCCACACATGATGCACTGCAAGTTTGCTCCGTCtcataagtcaaaattatgcaACCCTCACGTTTAGTTTGAGTGCCTGGTTTACATAAAAACCTGTTGGCAATCAGTAGATCTGCTTTTATTAAAGATTAGTGATTGCATTAAATGCATAAAGCATAAAGCTATTGTCCACATGTAGATGGTGAGACAATGAAAAGGTATTTGACTTTGAGGGACAGTACTCTTTTTATTGGCATGAGCATGCCAGGGCTTACTGTAGTCATAACAGTTCCTGTAgttatattgatatatttatatatacgtATTTatgggagagtggggtaagatgagccagcgGGTTGACCCCTTACACTTTCATTGGTAAGCTGGGTAGTTTTTTGcaaaatggcagctatggggcaaagtgagAAAAATGCTGTGAGGTAAATTG
This window encodes:
- the lrrc58a gene encoding leucine-rich repeat-containing protein 58a, which encodes MARFPSMDDKCAVLQLSRMNLEDLNLDHLTESKRNQIQQLHLTYNRLLLLPPSVCFLSNLEYLDMSNNALTVIPDDFMRLTKLKTFVAKNNLLNESSFPKEFGSMQVETLNMSGNRFEDIPTQFLKMTTLQSLSLGGNRLKNIPSEIENLTSLEMLYLGGNLISSIPPELANLTSLRYLVLCDNRIQSIPPQLNKLHSLLSLSLHNNLLTFLPREILSLIHLQELSLRGNPLVVRFIKDMTYDPPSLMELAGRTIKSQNLPFRSCDLPSNLIHYLNLASECPNPKCAGVYFDSCVRHIKFVDFCGKYRLPLMHYLCSPQCSSPCSSNPQSDAESGEEENSVPADRLQRVLLG